One genomic segment of Amycolatopsis sp. Hca4 includes these proteins:
- a CDS encoding TetR/AcrR family transcriptional regulator, with protein MSAVPGRSERLSPNQLAKQEQIVEAARVVLARDGLAGCTVRAIADAGPLTKSAIHYYFADIDVLIDRAMAAHITAFAAGLREVAAKHDEPRERLFAVLEEYLSVFAANPNAAFLWFEYWIAAGRAQHPQAIDVMLTSLTELLAELLAPLDVDDPRARARALLSYLLGTVVQQRVRPRPFATLRADIEALCFANYG; from the coding sequence GTGAGCGCAGTCCCCGGCCGCAGCGAGCGGCTCTCGCCGAACCAGCTGGCCAAGCAGGAACAGATCGTCGAAGCCGCGCGGGTCGTCCTCGCCCGCGACGGGCTCGCCGGGTGCACCGTCCGGGCCATCGCCGACGCCGGCCCGCTCACCAAGAGCGCGATCCACTACTACTTCGCCGACATCGACGTCCTCATCGATCGGGCGATGGCCGCGCACATCACCGCCTTCGCCGCCGGCCTGCGCGAGGTCGCCGCGAAGCACGACGAACCCCGTGAGCGGCTCTTCGCCGTCCTCGAGGAGTACCTGAGCGTCTTCGCCGCGAACCCGAACGCCGCCTTCCTCTGGTTCGAGTACTGGATCGCCGCCGGACGGGCGCAGCACCCGCAGGCCATCGACGTCATGCTGACCTCGCTCACCGAACTGCTCGCCGAGCTCCTCGCCCCGCTCGACGTCGACGACCCGCGGGCCAGGGCCCGGGCGCTGCTGTCCTACCTGCTGGGCACGGTCGTCCAGCAGCGGGTGCGCCCGCGGCCGTTCGCCACGCTGCGTGCCGACATCGAGGCGCTCTGTTTCGCGAACTACGGGTAG
- a CDS encoding M14 family metallopeptidase — protein MRTRTCTAAAVLLVLTVGGTAGAAQPDGPQVYEIAGTGTAQQRTEVAKTGADILDSTNGTTTVIATPGEAAQLRAQGFAVKALGKVDRPLGAAAAADFPAGYTGYHTYAETQTELQKAVANYPSLTKLGSAGTSYEGRALSLIKISDNAATDENEPEVLFTCNQHAREHLTTEMCLHIVDRLTSGYATDPAIKRLVDSTEVWVIPSVNPDGSEYDISGGTFHSWRKNRQGPGTDPNRNWGYKWGCCGGSSGSTSSETYRGTAAFSAPETRAVSNWVNSRVVGGVQQIKTHIDFHTYSELVLWPFGYTYADTAPGLTAAEAQKFQTLGKQMAATNGYTPEQSSDLYITDGSVNDWMWATHKIWSFTFEMYPKGSSPGFYPRDTQIVPQTTRNDQAVDILINAAITG, from the coding sequence ATGCGCACACGAACGTGCACGGCCGCGGCGGTCCTCTTGGTGCTCACCGTTGGCGGCACGGCCGGTGCCGCCCAGCCCGACGGCCCGCAGGTCTACGAGATCGCCGGCACCGGCACGGCCCAGCAGCGCACCGAGGTCGCGAAGACCGGTGCCGACATCCTCGACAGCACGAACGGCACGACCACGGTCATCGCCACCCCCGGCGAAGCCGCCCAGCTGCGCGCGCAGGGCTTCGCCGTCAAGGCGCTCGGCAAGGTCGACCGGCCGCTGGGCGCGGCGGCCGCCGCGGACTTCCCGGCCGGCTACACCGGCTACCACACCTACGCCGAAACGCAGACCGAGCTGCAGAAAGCCGTCGCGAACTACCCGTCGCTCACGAAGCTGGGCAGCGCCGGCACCTCGTACGAAGGCCGGGCGCTCTCGCTGATCAAGATCAGCGACAACGCCGCCACCGACGAGAACGAGCCCGAGGTGCTCTTCACCTGCAACCAGCACGCGCGCGAGCACCTCACCACCGAGATGTGCCTGCACATCGTCGACCGGCTTACCAGCGGATACGCCACCGATCCCGCGATCAAGCGACTTGTCGACAGCACCGAGGTCTGGGTCATCCCCAGCGTCAACCCGGACGGCTCCGAGTACGACATCTCCGGCGGCACGTTCCACAGCTGGCGCAAGAACCGCCAGGGTCCCGGCACCGACCCCAACCGCAACTGGGGCTACAAGTGGGGCTGCTGCGGCGGCTCGTCCGGCTCGACGTCCAGCGAGACCTACCGCGGCACGGCGGCGTTCTCCGCGCCCGAGACGCGCGCCGTCTCGAACTGGGTGAACTCGCGGGTGGTCGGCGGCGTCCAGCAGATCAAGACGCACATCGACTTCCACACCTACTCCGAACTGGTGCTGTGGCCCTTCGGCTACACCTACGCCGACACCGCGCCCGGCCTGACCGCGGCCGAGGCGCAGAAGTTCCAGACGCTCGGCAAGCAGATGGCCGCGACCAACGGCTACACGCCGGAGCAGTCCAGCGACCTCTACATCACCGACGGCAGCGTCAACGACTGGATGTGGGCGACGCACAAGATCTGGAGCTTCACCTTCGAGATGTACCCGAAGGGCAGCAGCCCCGGCTTCTACCCGCGTGACACGCAGATCGTCCCGCAGACCACGCGCAACGACCAGGCCGTGGACATCCTGATCAACGCCGCGATCACCGGCTGA
- a CDS encoding gamma carbonic anhydrase family protein, translating into MPLFSFEGLSPQVHPDAWIAPTATLIGDVVVEKDASIWFGAVIRADFGRIVIREGANIQDNSVIHVNDGVCEVGKNVTVGHQCLVHDCTIGEQALIGNGSTVLDKAKIGARALVAAGATVTPATEVPEEVIAMGSPAKKFVPLTDSARMWVEHNAAIYQELARRHRAGTKPV; encoded by the coding sequence ATGCCTCTGTTCTCGTTCGAAGGGCTCAGCCCGCAGGTCCACCCGGACGCCTGGATCGCGCCCACCGCCACCCTCATCGGCGACGTCGTCGTCGAGAAGGACGCCTCGATCTGGTTCGGCGCGGTGATCCGGGCCGACTTCGGCCGGATCGTCATCCGGGAGGGCGCCAACATCCAGGACAACTCGGTGATCCACGTCAACGACGGCGTCTGCGAGGTCGGCAAGAACGTCACCGTGGGCCACCAGTGCCTGGTGCACGACTGCACGATCGGGGAGCAGGCGCTGATCGGCAACGGCTCGACGGTGCTCGACAAGGCGAAGATCGGCGCGCGGGCGCTGGTCGCGGCCGGGGCGACGGTCACGCCGGCGACGGAGGTGCCCGAGGAGGTCATCGCGATGGGCAGCCCGGCGAAGAAGTTCGTCCCGCTGACCGACTCGGCGCGGATGTGGGTCGAGCACAACGCGGCGATCTACCAGGAGCTGGCACGGCGGCACCGCGCGGGCACGAAACCGGTTTGA
- the rplK gene encoding 50S ribosomal protein L11 — translation MAPKKKLTHRVTLELSAGNAPVVDLGKMLGQTGVNLVEIKKAYDAATAAQRGDVVPVVVSVFEDRSFALRLKTPPTSFLIKKALGDKGSARPGHEVAGKLTREQLREIAERKLPDLNTSDVEAAMRTIAGTARSMGVVVG, via the coding sequence ATGGCTCCGAAGAAGAAACTCACCCACCGGGTCACCCTGGAACTCAGCGCGGGCAACGCCCCGGTCGTCGACCTCGGCAAGATGCTGGGGCAGACCGGGGTCAACCTGGTGGAGATCAAGAAGGCCTACGACGCGGCGACGGCGGCGCAGCGCGGCGACGTCGTGCCGGTGGTCGTCTCGGTGTTCGAGGACCGCTCGTTCGCGCTCCGGCTCAAGACGCCGCCGACGTCGTTCCTCATCAAGAAGGCGTTGGGCGACAAGGGGTCGGCGCGGCCGGGACACGAGGTCGCGGGGAAGCTCACGCGGGAGCAGCTGCGGGAGATCGCCGAGCGCAAGCTGCCGGACCTCAACACGTCCGACGTCGAGGCGGCGATGCGCACGATCGCGGGCACGGCCCGGTCGATGGGAGTGGTCGTCGGCTGA
- the glyA gene encoding serine hydroxymethyltransferase, which produces MTHQPALNALATADPAIAGLVEDEAKRQHDKIRLIASENYVSQAVLEATGSVLTNKYSEGYAGKRYYEGQQFIDQVEQLAIERAKAVFGADHANVQPYSGSPANLAVYLAFAQPGDTVLGMALPDGGHLTHGWSVSATGKWFTPVRYGVAKETGRVDLDQVRDLARQHRPKLIFAGGTAIPRTIDFPAFAEIAAEVDAVLVADIAHIAGLVAGGAHPSPVGHAQVITTTTHKTLRGPRGAMILSDADHAKAVDKAVFPGLQGGPHNHTTAAIAVALGEAQQPSFSDYAHTIVANAKALADALLARGYDLVSGGTDNHLLLIDLTNKAVAGKPAAQALDRAGIELNYNTVPFDPRKPFDPSGIRLGTSAITTRGLKPEHQVQVAEWIDRTVTAAAASEEAALDTIAAEIREFLAPFPIPGYSA; this is translated from the coding sequence ATGACACACCAGCCAGCACTGAACGCGCTCGCCACCGCCGACCCCGCCATCGCCGGGCTCGTCGAGGACGAGGCGAAGCGCCAGCACGACAAGATCCGCCTGATCGCCTCGGAGAACTACGTCTCGCAGGCCGTGCTCGAGGCGACCGGATCCGTCCTCACCAACAAGTACTCCGAGGGCTACGCGGGCAAGCGGTACTACGAGGGCCAGCAGTTCATCGACCAGGTCGAGCAGCTGGCGATCGAGCGGGCGAAGGCCGTGTTCGGCGCCGACCACGCGAACGTCCAGCCGTACTCCGGGTCGCCGGCGAACCTGGCCGTGTACCTGGCTTTTGCGCAGCCGGGTGACACCGTGCTCGGCATGGCGCTGCCGGACGGCGGCCACCTCACGCACGGCTGGAGCGTGTCCGCGACCGGCAAGTGGTTCACCCCGGTGCGCTACGGCGTCGCCAAGGAGACCGGCCGGGTCGACCTCGACCAGGTGCGCGACCTGGCCCGGCAGCACCGGCCGAAGCTGATCTTCGCCGGCGGCACGGCGATCCCGCGCACGATCGACTTCCCGGCGTTCGCCGAGATCGCCGCCGAGGTGGACGCGGTGCTCGTCGCGGACATCGCGCACATCGCCGGCCTGGTCGCGGGCGGCGCGCACCCGTCGCCGGTCGGGCACGCGCAGGTGATCACGACGACCACGCACAAGACCCTGCGCGGCCCGCGCGGCGCGATGATCCTGTCCGACGCCGACCACGCCAAGGCGGTCGACAAGGCTGTCTTCCCCGGCCTGCAGGGTGGCCCGCACAACCACACGACCGCGGCGATCGCCGTCGCGCTCGGTGAAGCGCAGCAGCCTTCGTTCTCCGACTACGCGCACACGATCGTCGCCAACGCGAAGGCGCTGGCCGACGCGCTGCTGGCGCGCGGCTACGACCTGGTGTCCGGCGGCACGGACAACCACCTGCTCCTGATCGACCTGACGAACAAGGCGGTCGCGGGCAAGCCGGCGGCGCAGGCCCTCGACCGCGCGGGCATCGAGCTGAACTACAACACGGTCCCGTTCGACCCGCGCAAGCCGTTCGACCCGTCCGGCATCCGGCTCGGCACGTCCGCGATCACGACCCGCGGGCTGAAGCCGGAGCACCAGGTCCAGGTGGCGGAGTGGATCGACCGCACGGTGACGGCCGCGGCCGCGTCCGAGGAGGCGGCGCTGGACACGATCGCCGCGGAGATCCGCGAGTTCCTGGCGCCGTTCCCGATCCCCGGCTACTCCGCCTGA
- a CDS encoding inositol monophosphatase family protein yields MTLVRDGEPELAVLHSPNLKETYAARKGEDTTPITPSRKLTLDAVVAATSQPPFVTQQPGVAEAAGRSLTAVLGAVAAVRNLGPTSWQVADVAAGRLDFFWQYGRDATNLAGAALIAREAGAVVTTADGVPWTPSAGSFLAAAPALHPRVLEILRQAE; encoded by the coding sequence GTGACGCTGGTCCGCGACGGCGAGCCGGAACTCGCGGTGCTGCACTCACCGAACCTGAAAGAGACCTACGCAGCCCGGAAAGGCGAGGACACAACGCCGATCACCCCCTCGCGGAAGCTCACCCTGGACGCCGTGGTCGCGGCGACCAGCCAGCCGCCGTTCGTCACGCAGCAGCCGGGCGTCGCGGAAGCCGCCGGGCGGTCGCTGACGGCCGTGCTCGGCGCGGTCGCCGCCGTCCGGAACCTCGGGCCGACGTCGTGGCAGGTCGCCGACGTCGCCGCCGGGCGGCTGGACTTCTTCTGGCAGTACGGCCGCGACGCGACGAACCTCGCCGGCGCCGCCTTGATCGCGCGGGAAGCCGGTGCGGTGGTCACCACCGCCGACGGCGTCCCGTGGACGCCGTCGGCCGGCAGCTTCCTCGCCGCCGCACCGGCTCTGCACCCGCGGGTGCTCGAAATCCTGCGTCAGGCGGAGTAG
- a CDS encoding Lrp/AsnC family transcriptional regulator, which yields MKVLRGRTQVIADALANRDDVLFVDILAGGEEISAVALGGLDGRLVHDALPSTSAVTELRAYSVLHVFSDATQWRTGLLTAGEVAALTPPPPGEDVTLDDLDRRLLARLAADARLGPGELAAEAPESTVRRRVERLAAAGRLRTYANIDARALGLEVDANVWMTVPPGRLDEVGRALAGHPMVHGTLATTGVTNLMAAVWCRDLGDLYSFVTSLDVPSAEVTVVAKAVKRATRPASQNI from the coding sequence GTGAAGGTGCTCCGCGGCCGGACACAGGTGATCGCCGACGCGCTCGCCAACCGCGACGACGTCCTCTTCGTCGACATCCTGGCCGGCGGGGAGGAGATCAGCGCCGTCGCGCTCGGCGGCCTCGACGGGCGGCTGGTGCACGACGCGCTGCCGTCGACGTCCGCCGTCACCGAGCTGCGCGCGTACTCGGTCCTGCACGTCTTCTCCGACGCGACACAGTGGCGCACCGGCTTGCTCACCGCCGGGGAAGTCGCCGCGTTGACCCCGCCGCCGCCCGGCGAGGACGTGACCCTCGACGACCTCGACCGGCGCCTCCTGGCCCGGCTCGCGGCCGACGCCCGGCTCGGCCCCGGCGAGCTGGCCGCCGAGGCGCCCGAGTCGACGGTCCGCCGCCGGGTCGAGCGGCTGGCCGCGGCCGGGCGCCTGCGCACCTACGCGAACATCGACGCCCGCGCGCTCGGGCTGGAAGTCGACGCCAACGTCTGGATGACCGTGCCGCCTGGCCGGCTCGACGAGGTCGGGCGAGCGCTGGCCGGGCACCCGATGGTCCACGGGACCCTGGCCACCACCGGTGTCACCAACCTGATGGCCGCCGTCTGGTGCCGGGACCTGGGTGACCTCTACAGCTTCGTGACGAGCCTCGACGTGCCGTCCGCCGAGGTCACCGTGGTCGCAAAGGCCGTCAAGCGAGCTACGAGACCGGCGTCACAGAATATTTGA